The sequence CCAGAAAGTTGTTCCAaggtttgtgtctgtgtttgtttctgtttcacTGCGTTCTGCATCGCAGTTCTGCTCTGTAGCATTACAAGGGCAGAAAAAACATTCACTTTCTGTAAGGCACCGCAGCAGTAACACTATACTGTTTTGACTTTGTTCTGTCATGTTCTTATGGTCTGTCTGAAGTAAACTGTCATCTTTCTCAAGAACGGAACAGTTACATAGTCTTTGAGCTTGCAACAGTAGGGGGGGACATtaatacaaactttttgaaatacgcatttcaaaatatggagatgatctatataaacacagaaatcacaaaatttaggcaattgtaaaactctaacccccctgtacataccccctgaagtttggatagccccctcgccatgtacttgtgtgacgttgctaggatctgcaagcactgactacattacttcagttctttttgcacgTTTTGTGTGATTAAAgatacattacactccaagatacTTTTCTACTGGGTTTTGGCTTAATaatcttggttgccatggcaacagggcagcaagtcttggggcgaatttccattatttggccCAAAACAGGAAAGTCACGGCAGGGCAGTAATTTGACAATTGCTGAGAATAATAAAGAGTACCCAGATCAACTACAAGTGTATTAAGcttcacaagaatagtggtaaaattTTCAGCAACTGgatgccaaggaattgggcaaTTTCAAAAAGAAtcattgtttcaaggttacaaaaacacagtttttttttgccaagcttaaaaccagtgtttttcATATGTGTCGtgaagtatggacagaaaagcaacagttgacttATTCCCAAGCTCTCTccctgtacatatacatactaTATCTCTCATTGCAAGCAAGATGCCTGCgatactgaatttcaacaatgttttattggtacctgtatttacaacagaatcaaaagaaccatagTCAAATTTACACTCATTGTAGATGGTGTCAATGGAATGTAACATATTTTTTGcattgttcaagtacaattttaggttgaTCGCAGATGGGTGTTGCAGATGGATTTTTTGTGGTTATCGGTAGTGACAGTGCTCACTGTGTTCTTGAGTTGGGCCAGCTTTACACTTACATATCAACTTCTGCTGCTGATGTTAAAAATCCATCTTGGGTTTCAGGGTTTATAAGTCTTTAtctctcttccaatcaacagcaatgtttgcaatctctttctcattgagtccttgcttcttaagctcctcttcatttctctACCAAGCTACTAGACTCTCTGGTATCCTGCGTCCTTTATATATTTAATATTTACATGTGTTTTGAGAGTATGAggcagaaagcacaaattgcttatattaagccttctactcaagaaacatatgcataaaacaagaatagtaaaccacatacatacataagtacagaatggataacagaaaagtaaatttagACAAGACAAAGTTGGTGCTGcatcaattaggagaacctgcctgtgAAATGGATATAAGTATtgacaaaatcaaaaatattaCAGGTTTGTAGATGTGAaagagatgttgatcctgataacagtaaagAACATAAAGTAGTAAcgttgaggtgctttaggtctactatTATATTGgagacagccgataacaaaCAACTTCTTTGGCTGGTAGAGTGTGCAGTGTAGGAGATAATGTCCTTTCCTgccttctctactgtactgtctaatTGATACaggttctcttttctttttcagtacccttgtaactttagattggtaattgtggttgccacttggacaaagACACTACAAACTTCTTCGTCTTTCCTTGTCTGTTAAAACCTCTCCTTAAAGATGAACCCGAAGGCTGTATCCTTTACCTGCAGCAACTGAGTGCTCTAAATATCCACCTTTACatgtgaaaatgcattttggttggtGCAACGTAATTCTAAATCCAAgtaacctgaatttttttttcagttggaacaccactttccccccacctacatgcataagtatttatttcttgataggataaaacattagttacatgtaactacaggggtgcctaataggggtgggtaacggtacagaaaatccagatccggttcaggtccagaggatcaggtccaggtccggaccagaacctgattcagtatgtgaaaacttgtgatactcaaaacaatggtccatttcgctacaaagaaatctgctttgCGGGGTATTTGACTACcaatggcgttttaaaatcctttaaggctaactgcctctgattgactgtaaaaaatggtagaaatgactacagactatactatactatacttcactcttgttattttattgGACGTAAAGGTAAGtctgaaaacgtgtgaatgcctgatcatataatatgttcattttccaatagctccaacatcctgtccaccaaattttttcaggtcaggtttttccggaccggtctaATACGATAAACCTGTTTTATACCGGCACACCGtcccggtacccacccttagttACCgtacatgatttcaaaatttgtagaGTAATCACAAAGAAGAGAATCTAAGTCATAGAATGCTATGTGACCACATGTTTTGCCCATTCTATGATAGTGTAGCCCGTTTCGTCCAATTTTTAGTTTGGACtagtccatttttgccatgggggtgactttggaatagtccatatttaGCTAGGAAATACATGTGGAGGTgcagatatccacaatgatctctTGAAGTCAAATATTGTGCCAAGGATcccaaagtacaatttttaaggCATTAAGCGTGTTTGGCagtatagcgttatactagttcagtacattgtcaacttaaaaacttcagggggtatgtacaggggggttagcaattaaagatttacaaaatttttacattttcatattcagatggaccgtctccatatttctaggtgCGTATTTgatcaaaaactgcatttttgcaaaatagtgtccccccctAGCAACAGTAGCACTGGAGACCGCAAGAGCGTATGTTCTGTCGTAGAATTTCCACAGCATGACTCGCACGAGATACAGTCATTGCCGATTTGTAGCTGCCCCCTATTCACCGGAGGCACGAACATAGTACAAAACATGAGGCAGTATGTTAAGAAGAGGCACAGCATGTGTATCTGCTTGTGTCTGTCGAACTTGTCTGCTGCAGCACCGAGGATAGGCTTGAGGAGGAAGGTGAAGAAAGGGTAGGTTCCGCTGATGATACCAGCCTGGTAGGGCAGGAGGCCGAGTTGTCGTAGGTACACAGAGATGTAGGGAACAAAGCATGCAATACCTGCAACAAAAGAAGGTACAAACAATTTAAAAGGAGTTGTCAGAAAGACAGGTCCAGTTCAGACAGCGGAAAATGCTGTCCAGTGTGGTCCGACCATTTTATGTGTGGTTACGCCCCATGGCAGAAAGTTAAAGAATTTGGTGTGTTTCCGTATATCCCAACATGAAGCACAGTCTGATTTCCTGCATACAGGTCTacatacactaccaaaaatgccattcttatttatctttgtggaagaaaagttatcttccacaaagaaaattattctctgtgtgagaaaataagaaaataagaaaatgtcagtTAGAAGGTGAaagttttcttagaatattTTTCTCAGGCCAAGCTGTTCTTTCTTAAATTTCGGGACTAAAAACTTAAGATAAATCTTCTTGTGGCAAGAATGATTCTGTGGTACAGAATTTATATCTAATCATAGTTTTAAACCTGTAAATGTTCTCTAAACTAAGAATAATCATCTTATTCTAGAACAAAGATTAAATAGCTTATAGCAGGAAAACCTAGATTATGTTTCTTGAAAGGTTCttgtagcaagaaaatctttctgTCCTTAATAATCaatttcttgttgcttcttgcaCTAACCATATTATGCATCTTGTATGAAGATTTAGATTCTTTCAACAAGAATAACCTTCCGTCCTTAAGAATAGATGTCTTAAACCAAATATATATTATCTTGTACAAAGATTAAGATTCTGGTAGCAGGTCAAACCTAGAATCAGTTTCTTGAAAGTTATTTGGAAGCAAGGAAACCTTTCTGTCCTAAAGAACTAAGTTACCAGTTAACAGAATATGCATCTtgtgctaagattcaggatCTTGCTCAAGAATTCCTCTCTAATCTTAAGACTGATACTCTTACTCTTAGACAGTGATTCTCTGTACAAGTCTGGAAATCTCGCACCAGGaatattttacttgcaccaaGAATCAGCTTCTGGTTCAAGAATTTCTTCCTTCCTAAAGACACACCAAGAAAATGTCTCTTGCATTGAGATTCACTTTCTTGAACAATCATTCCTGCTGTCAAATActtaaaaacagaaaatcaCTAAATAGTTAATagcaactacaaaaatgttagaGTAAGAAATCTCAACAAATTATGTGTATAGTATAGGAATATTTATTACCACATTCTTACATAAGACTTATGAAGTATGATCACAATAGTAACAGTCTTTGAATGGAAATACTTTTACGATGACAGTCCCAGACAAACATCAATAATTCCTTTACATTCAAATTGCCAATTATTTATCTTGATATACGTACAAGAAGAAGAGTCTCGAATTCATTACCCTTCTCAAAGAAGTATTTACAGCAATATTACTGCATTTACTTAAATGgcagtgtacatgtagctgttttgTAGCGGAATATGCTAAGGCCATAATTTATAAACTTACTAGATATAACTATAATTCCATATGGTTACAGAGTATCACATTCCAAAATAGAGTAAACccttgcagtgaacttttcatTCTTGACATTTGGTGTGGTCAAAACCTCCAGACACCTAGAGAAAAAGTGAAAGACCTTTGTTACTTCGtagtcttacacaaaacaacaaaaaaggtatcaagtaaacaattttgaataatatatattaatttcagtaatgcactgtactatatACCTATTCTTTAACCCACTGGTGACACCTATAGATATGTATGTTTACTTGATACcgtaatgaaatttgtttttgaacCGAAATACAGCAGACTAACCCTGTGATATGAAATGGAATCTCCCAACGATTATTTTGGTTAGACAtacaattatgtgcacatagaATTTGGCAGCCAAAAGGTGGATATACTAGTAGCTATGGAAACAACTCTTGCCTCTCCATATCTACTGCTTTGTCAAGATTCTGTGCCTTGTTGCTTTTGAACCCTATACTCTAAAGTCTATGCATGGACTTCTTTTATCTTGAAGTATTTcaaggtgggggaggggggcacacttaCCTTATCCTTCATATCTGGTTCCCAGCTGTTTCCGCTGCATAGATTTTTAGCAAATTGAACCCAGTCACCAGTGCCTCACATGATCATGGTCCCTTTTACCTTacttttgactgtaaaactgacATGAGTCATCAACTGATACAAAGAGTAGTGAACTGAGCTGCTGCAACTGTCACTCTGTTCAAAATGGAGATGGGGTAGCCCAACTGTACTCTGGGATACAGATCAACCAATCAGGggttcagaaaaagtcacatgaccagagaggctagaaaaataagaaatgttaagaaatattttcttataactGTTCAAAATAGAGATGGACCACCTGGGGTAGCCCAACAGTACTCTGAGATAcaaataaaccaatcaggagttcagaaaaagtcacatgacaagataggctagaaaatcaagaaatgttttcttgttaccAAGACTAATTCTTAACAAAGACACCAAATGGGTTTTGATTTGAGGaaagcaaagtttaacataactTTGAACTAAACATAGcttggtcaccaacagaaatttcaaaagaaaggttaccatactattcaactaaatgttatatcttGCAACTACCTCTAGGTGCCATGAACCCaaaaaaatatcttgttttcCTTAATCAAGAAAGTTAAGAAATATATTCTAGTATATCTTAAACATTACCACTTGAAAAACAAGAAGCATCTCTCTTAAGCTTTTTGAATAAGGAAAACATACCATTAAAGAATTTTATGCTTCAgttgtaactttttgttttgatttcttgattttataatttttcaaacCTATATTTGATCAAGTAAGTGAAGAAAAGAAttcttgtatcttcttaaacataaccaagaaaatcaagaattatctttcttaaactttctggataaggaaaagaagaacatttgtgaattttatgcttgtcatatCTTGGtttacagtttctttttttcttctttttcttaacattatttggtcaagaaagtgaagaaaaaagttcttgtatcttcttaattgttagaaagaaaaacaagaatcatCTTTCTCAAACTCCCTGGAtaggaaaatcaagaaaagtcaaGAATGTTCTTCTAGCAAACCAAGATTTTATGTAGAAATTGAAAATGACAAGATTAAAGATCTTACGGTTAGAATCTATGGAATACTCTGTTTGATCTTAGAGAAAATGAATCTTATGGgaagattgaaaaataaagtttttcttaaatttccaGAAAATTCTTGTTGGCAAGTATCTTAAtagaaatactttcttcacttaagaaaaaatagagaaaaactcTTTCTCCAAGAACCAACATACAGAGATTTTGCAGAGGGTTTCTTACATtccttgaattttctttaccgaagaaaatctttctctccataagaaaacaagaaaaataagaaaaaccatttttggtagtgtatgcATGCAAATACCAATGTTTATGAGTAAAGacactctttttacacaaccacagctttatttccaccgatgtttcggtgaccgtctgtcaccttcctcagggcaattttgactggttTAATTGTACTGCAGTATTGTTATCAACctaggtggagtgaggaaattaACCTGAATTGTCAGTGCTTTTCCCATAGAGAAGTAATGAAAAATTGGCAGCATGTCGGGGGAATCGAACCTAAGACCTATGGGTTCTGAGCCAAACATCCTATTAAACAACGTGCAAGTTGTCACAAAAATTGCCTGCTACCCATACAACTCGTGCACCGCGGTTTCTTCAGCCTCAGTGTCATTGAAACTCTGGACTCAAGCTGAAGAAACCGCGGTGCACGAATGAGCTGCTGAGGGTCACGTCGGGGTCAGGCGgaacagacaacaacaacaatctgcaGAAGATGGCGGCCCGGTGTTTTTTGTAAATTATAGAGCTTTGTTGTTTCAGGCCCTGTCGTGGATTACCTTTGGGCTTCTGGAGTTGTTTTTATCGCCCGTCCAAGAAGGTAAGGGAATTGGGAAGGTAGGGAAAGGAAGAATCCGGCCCGACTAGCAAGAATAAAGTCTGGAGGAACAAAAGTTGGATCCGGGGAACGGGGTGAATCTGCGGTATGCCTAAACACCGCAAACGAGCGCAAACGAGCGCAAACGGGTCTATTATGCAGTATTCATGGGACAACGGCCTTGTTTGACGCTCTAAATACACTATAAGCACATTGTCTGTGCGATATTTAATTAAAAAAACGGCAAATTATAAGTATTTACCCCTTTTTTTTAATAGTTATTCCGCTTGTTTCAAGTTCGAAGGGatttctggccgccatcttggatcttccGTGTTAGGGGTCTGGATGGGAAAATTGCACTTTGGCACTATCTTTTGAGTCAAAAGTGAATGAGATTATCTTCAAAATTAGGGAGATGAAGAGCGATAGCTCTGATGACGTAGCCGcggtttttgacattttttagctagGGTTATGGGTTGCGAGACCGAGCGCTCCAGCCCCCCGTGAAAGTGAGTGTTAGCCGTACGCATATACGAGTGATGGGCATTGGAATCATGCCACCGTggatttttgacatgttttagctGTCAAAAGCACCTGCGCCAAGCCATGAAGGTATTTTCTAAGTAAATAAGGTACCGATAATTTCCCCATCTAGACCCCTTACAcggatgatccaagatggcggccagaaatcctttcgaacttgaaacaagcggaataactaaaaaaaaaactggtaaaaacTTATAATTTGCCGTGTTTTTTAATCTCTCATTGCACAGACAGTGTATTTAGAGCGTTAAACAAGGCCATTGTCCCATGAATACTGCATAATAGACCCGTTTGCGCTGGTTTGCGCTGGTTTGCGGTATATAGTCAGACCCGTGAATCTGGACAGCGTCTAGGTCTGGGCTTCTCGAGGTCATGTTatatcagggctttagccagcgtccgtttttccgtcaattgacggaaatttgctgcgtgtgacggaaaaaaatttcaaccattccgtcaaccttgacggaaaaaaatcgttgattgaagcaaggaggcgaagttgaaaagagggaagctacggcttggggacgcccggACAGCCCattgtcggaaagccacacactgtttgttttgctattgtcatgattgtagacgattgtgtgtcggcaccctttcgcatacgataatctcattaaaaacccgtttttcaaggtctcactcctagaacagtgcattctacgaactttgtttggaatcttgacactcatcaaaacctaacttgtacGCTAGCGTGCCGGGGCTGGCGGCCGTACAAATTATTTTCGCTCGCCCAGCCGCGCCGCTTGCGACAACGCAAGGTGCCAGTCGCAGCTAAAAGAACCGGCACATCATGCTATCCAGAAATAGTTTGATCAAAAACATATTCTTTAGGATCTAAAATGTTGCACGGTTCTCTTCAGcgggaattttgtttttgttttgacgagaAAACGCTAATTTTGCAGCGACACAGATGAGATACCCACGCCACGTTGTTGTTATGGCACACTTCCGGGTTAATTGAACGCCTATATTCCCCCAAATGCACCATAAATcagtatatgaatgaatgttttctcAAAAGAGTATTTGAGTAATTGTGTTCCTAATTAGAAAATTGTCgtgtaatagaaaaatatagcgTTCTCCTgcctttacaaatgtaacattttcaaacaaataaaatatttgaacgcTGGTGCGCGCGGTGCATCGTGGGTCGGTATCCATAGCtttaccaatcagagcgcgggaTCTGGGGAGACGCCCCTCCAGATGTTACGACCAACCAATCAACAGTGCGTATTGAgaatatgtaatgttagatttgcATACCCCGCGAGTTGATTTTAGCGCCGTGATTTTGCGGGGAAAACGCAAAGAAACGATgttttactgttcacattattacaaaacgtcagcgtggtgtcatattttctcccaatgacaacatttatatcggacgaggtagacatttttgcagtcaatgacggaaatttttacgcgatgacggaaaaaaaaagattcttgacaagaattttccgtcaatgggaattggctgacggaaaaaaatctcgagctggctaaagccctgtgtTATATTACATTATAAGTGAGGTATATAGGATTGCAGGACTTTCAATTTGACTCGACCATAAAAATCCCCCTTTCCCAGCATAGAGAACCTTTGGCCATAAATATCGAATCATCGAGCCAAAGTTAACGTTAACTCAAGAGATGCAAAGAATAAAACGTAATGTTACCACTCCAGAATatattccccccccccccccccattcacACATTATCTAGTACACATATCTCTAAAACGATGCTTCTTACCTCCAAAGAATAAGAAATAGTAAATCTTTAACGTCACAAGCTTGCAGTCGATCATTTTGCACAGTTTGTCTTGGCTTCTGTCGCACACGTGAAAACCAATCAATGCAAGAGGTCATCCAAAGGTAAGACTATTACATTCGTAGAAAAGGGGGCAGAGGCCAATATATGCTAGGCAGAATATGATTGTAACCAACATTATaatctaagaaaaaaatatatttattcatCATTAAATGTTATTTTAATAGTTTTTTCTTCTATTCTGGTACCTTGAAATCAATAACAATTGTTTCTAGTCTTTAATTAATCCCCTTTACTAGGTCGACCAATCCAGTTTGACCCTGGGGTTATGGGGTTACTTCAGGTTATATGAGAACCCGATTACCACATTTTGTGCACAGAATGTACGCTTGCAGTATAGAGGAAGGGCCTACAATATACATGTGCACTGGACTTCACCGACCACACAGATAAATACTTACCTTAGGTAACGTTATCATCTATAGCATCCTTcgttaaaacacacacacacacagagaaacaaataaacacagatAAAAATTCGTATCTATATGAGCATGTAGGAACTACTCAGAGTGTGAACACTACCGTTATAGCAGAATCTCATTGACTGACCTTTGGTCCGCTCCCTAAGAGCGGAGTAGCGACCGGACCTTAAGGTCCACTCTCACTACACTCGCGTCACGCAAGCgtcgctgcggggttcgttcattgtgtcactgttgtgttatattttcgccgattttctgttgcgctcacACTTACTTGGGGATACAAACTttgccacgtttgggattgtgttctcgccacaaaagcgccacctacatcggctacatatagcggcggaAAGCAGAACTCTAATCAGAAACTCTGAGGTAGGTGTCTGATAGACGCCGAAACGTAAGCACAGTAAGTATATCCTGGTTGTGTGCAATAATTCTCCTATAtgctatattctaccaacctgatgaaattttttttggGATAAAGCTTACGGACGCTGGTTTCAAAGAATCAAAcggcaatattttgaacattgttTACTTGGCCGAGTAGTCTGTGCAAcgtttgacctttcacctgtcATCACCTCTTGCTCAGTTGCAGGCGTGTCTAATTGAGCGGCACCAAGAACCACACGGCGTCGTCCTCTTGTTCTGAACAACACGCCCTCTTCTCGCCCTGATCCTGAACACTGTTGTACAGAGGGTCTCCTCCGATCCCTGACACTATGAAGGTCCTGTATGTTCTACTTGCCATTGTGGCAATTGCGAGCGCACTGCACAGGtgagaaacaaacatttgattCATTCTGCACTACGTGCACTTTATGTAAAAAAAGTGGAAAGACCGGTACCCGTATAGGCACGTACGAAGGCCCAAAAGTACAATttacgtaattttttttctatccaaTCTGGGTATGTTTCTTATTGGGATATCCACTTAAAAGTTTCGCGTCCTGCACAAGTATAAGATACCATTTTAGTCATTCGTCACTATGTACATTTTATCTTAGAAATGGATTCATGGAAGTAGAAAGACTGGTACCCGCATAGGTACAATTACGCATGTACGCAGGCCCAAGAGTACAATGTGTAGACGCTACTGCTATCCACTGTGTGTATGTTTCtcattcaaatacatgtatctactaaGTTTGCACGCCCTGGCCACGCACAAGATAAAGATAACATTTATTCATTCGTCACTATGTGCATTTTATCTTAGAAACAGATTCACGTATAAGTGGGAAAACTGTTACCCGTATAGGTATGTTGGGGCATTTTTtgctgtcgattggacagatgaggaggcagacaggctatttgcctgtttgcctgacctgcacatgactttttatggcgAAGGAgaggtgtgcaattccttctccaccctctcgtctactggagcactaagtctcacaggcgcaactgtatgcaacgtgtgaggcggctccagcagatgcagctttgttgttcggagtatccgtctcctaggaggacttcgaCCAAGGATGTtgggggttcctcctacccccgactcgtgtgtcatggcggttGCGTCacgcccgaacatgcccctaaggcctgtctcggccacatagccccaccaagccacacaaggccactagatactcatttacacctgagttaagtgggGCATATACGAAGGCTCAAAAGTACAATATGTAGACGCTATTTCTATCCGCATTGGGTATAATTGGGATATCCACTTAGGTTTCGCGCCCTACACAggtaagaaaaaaagtattcattCGTCAATATCTGCATTTTATCTTAATAACAGACTCAATTATAAGTGGAAAGACCGGTACCCGTTTAATTACGTATATACGAAGGCCCAAAAGTACAATATGTAGAAGATGTTTCTATCCACTCTGGGTATGTTCCCCGttgaaataagtttttttttttattcgtcaATATATGCATTTTATCTTAGTAACAGATTCACTGATAACAGGAAAGACTGGTAACCGTATAGGTATGTTGTGGCACATACGAAGGCTCAAAAGTACAATATGTTGACGCTATTCCTATCAACAGTGGGTATTTATCCACTGTAGGTAAGTTTTCCATTGGAATATCTAATATGTTTCGCACCCCACACTAGCGCGAAAACATTTAATCTTAATAAAAAGATTCATGAATCGAATAAGTACTGGTACCCGTTTAGATACAAATAACGCTGtgtgtacgtacatgtagaaaggctcaaaacaaacatatatgtCAGTCAGTCTTTAACAGACTATGACAAACTACGCAAGAACTTTACGACAAAAAGATTTTGATTGCGAtgcacacaaatacaaaattaCATAGACTTAAAGTTGCAACTTAGCAAATAGCAAAAGTCCAATTTCAATTCAGAGTTAAATTGATAGTTCAATTAGAAGTTCAATTCaaagcagggctttagccagcgtccgtttttccgtcaattgacggaaatttgctgcgtgtgacggaaaaaaatttcaaccattccgtcaaccttgacggaaaaaaatcgttgattgaagcaaggaggcgaagttgaaaagagggaagctacggcttggggacgcccggACAGCCCattgtcggaaagccacacactgtttgttttgctattgtcatgattgtagacgattgtgtgtcggcaccctttcgcatacgataatctcattaaaaacccgtttttcaaggtctcactcctagaacagtgcattctacgaactttgtttggaatcttgacactcatcaaaacctaacttgtacGCTAGCGTGCCGGGGCTGGCGGCCGTACAAATTATTTTCGCTCGCCCAGCCGCGCCGCTTGCGACAACGCAAGGT comes from Branchiostoma floridae strain S238N-H82 chromosome 2, Bfl_VNyyK, whole genome shotgun sequence and encodes:
- the LOC118431371 gene encoding major facilitator superfamily domain-containing protein 6-like, translated to MIDCKLVTLKIYYFLFFGGIACFVPYISVYLRQLGLLPYQAGIISGTYPFFTFLLKPILGAAADKFDRHKQIHMLCLFLTYCLMFCTMFVPPVNRGQLQIGNDCISCESCCGNSTTEHTLLRSPVLLLLGGDTILQKCSF